gagcggttgcgcgggcggcgcagagGGCTAGCAGGCAGCGCGGCGTGGCGTGGTGGAGCGGCGAGCGCGCGAGGATGGCGCACGGTGGTGGCGAGcgcgggcgcacggcggcggcgaggaggagaggatggagcggcggcggagtcggGAAAAAAGAGGGCAAAACAGGGAAGtgaagccggcggcgcgggggcaagagagatatatgacaggtggaccCCGCGAATTTTCTTatcgccggttgatccgacgcttagGGTCTAAACGCCGGTTGAATGCGTCGGTGTAGTTTACCCGAGACTCCACCAGATCTgcatctgaacgccggttgaaccgatgctccgACAAATGAACTCGCTGGTTGAACGATTCAAACGCCGGTTGATTACTAGGTCAGATCTGAATTggcgttcaccggttgatccgatgatttggcttttgtatacgccggttgaacgcttgaaacttgactgagctgagacaaaacttagtaacgccggttgaaccgatgagttAAATCCTTTTAAGTGTCGTTTTAATCGGTGAACCCaaaaaccttcactcagctcacacttctatgctaagtccaataaacttataaaaaaacaaataaattcaagttaatggacttgcataggcgactttacccctcaagataaataggatagcacactagcttaaataattttcttttcaaacacaaggaaaagccgcgaagcgagacaaagcgccaaatgaaatgtatgagccttgtcataggaatattgaagatagagagcttcaaactcattatgacatgactcactaggcaataacgcacctaacactttgctcttttcacttttcatgaattaagatcttgtatttgaaacaagtctcattttcatcaagtgatctcctttgtgacccttacgcatgcaatgatggtgcaagctacaaccacatgcgaaagaaagaataaacatgaagtgcacatctatatgacaaggaatgcataacaagaatttaagatctacttgtcaagtttgaacccacgggaagcttcttcatgatgagcctttctacaagcctagaggaaaacaagtggaccaccacctctagctaaacccttgctcatcactatcttaccatggttagacaagtgtcttatatgtatgcatttttctatatgacatggcaacttacatgacgtttgccgcatctaacacattaagctcattccttagccttacaaaagttctctcatctaatggttttgtgaaaatatccgccaattgctcctcggatctcacaccttgaagagatatgtctcctttggcttcgtgatcacgcaagaagtgatggcgaatatcaatgtgctttgtgcgagagtgttgaaccggattcttggcaatttttatggcactttcattgtcacaaaggagtggaatcctatctagtttcacaccaaagtccaaaagggtttgcttcatatataggatttgggcacaacatgcaccggccgctatatattccgcttccgcgatggacaaagccacggaattttgcttcttactcgaccaagaaactagagaatgcCCAAACAAGTGGCAACCCcaggaggtactcttgcgatccacacggcttccggcaaaatccgaattcgagtatcccaagagatctaagctagcgcctttggggtaccacaagcctatgcttggggtgtgcttgataTACctaaggatcctattcacaaccgagaggtgtgattcctttgggtttgcttgaaagcgggcacacaagcacacactaaatattatatcgggcctagatgcggtaaggtaaagcaaagaccctatcatagaacgatagatggattgatcaaccggtttaccgtccacatccaagtcgagatgcccattggtagccatgggtgtcttgattggcttgcactcatccatcttgaacttcttcaagatatctttagtatacttttcttgatggatgaatgtcccttccttcatttgtttgacttgaaaaccaaggaagaaggtcaattcgccaatcatggacatctcgaattccctagacatcatggtagcaaactcatggcttagtgaatcattagttgagccaaagataatatcgtcaacataaatttgacaaatgaaaagatcccctttgacgtcttttgtgaacaaagtggtgtccaccctcccgatcttgaagccttgcatgattaggaagtcacgaaacctctcataccaagcccttggagcttatTTGagtccatagagtgccttgtgcaacctataaatatgattaggattcctcggatcttcaaacccgggaggttgctcaacataaacaagttcgttaattacgccatttaagaatgcacttttcacatccatttgatataacttaatattatgatgtgaagagtaagcaagaaggatgcggatagcttcaagtcttgcgaccggagcaaaagtttcaccaaaatccaaaccttcaacttgagaaaacccttttgccacaagtcttgctttgttgcgtatcaccaccctatgttcatcttgcttgtttcgaaagacccacttggtgccgatgatgttcttatctttcggaggagcttcgaggacccaaacttcattgcgggtgaagttgttcaattcttcttgcatggctatcacccaatccgagtcctcaagtgcttcctctatgctagtgggttcaaaacaagagacaaacgagtaatattcgtaAAATGAAGCATGcatagagcgagttcttactcccttggaaggactaccaatgatttgaccaattggatgatccttggagatgcgaccatgcttcactagcggtacttgcgtggatgcttgttggggtggatcatgggtgacttgtgcttgtggtggaacactttgctcttcttgttcttggacttggggtgttggcattggcacattttcttgaggttgtggatcatctttgtcttgatcttcatccacttggagTGCCGTAGagatgcttggtgtagatgaggaaggtcctcccccttgatcattaccttcatgcacctcttccggcttgatatccctaatggacatcttcttcaaagcttcttcaatttcctcatcacctacattgtcatagccaacaacctcctcttgggagccattagattcatcaaactccacatcacatgttttttcaactaacccggaggtttgattgaatactctatatgctttggagtttgatgcataaccaagaaagaaaccttcatcacatctactctcaaacttaccgagccttttcttcttataaatgaagcatttgcaaccaaagactcgaaagtaggatatatttggtttcttcccggtgatgagctcatatggagttttcttaaggagtcggtgaggatacactcggttggatgcatgacacaccgtgttgattgcttccgcccaaaacttttcggacgtgccataatcatccaacattgcccttgctagggtgatgagtgtcttgttctttctttccacaactccattttgttgaggcgtgtaggtggcggagaactcatgcttgatgccctcttcatcgcaccattcttcaatcttcatattcttgaattcggtgccgttgtcactccggatcttcactattggggagttgtactccctttgagctcttcttgcaaatgtcttgaagatttccagagtttcacccttatcgcctaaaaacgtgacccaagtgtaacgtgaaaaatcatcaatgaTTACTAGgtaatagaggttaccaccaatgctcttgtatgtagttggaccaaagagatccatgtgtagtagctcgagcggcttggaggtagataACATAGTCTTGATGCGATGATGTgatgcaacttgcttcccggcttagcatgctttgcataacttgttcttgtcaaaagtgacatccttcaagccggtgatcatccctctcttgtgggctttcttgaggttgctcatgccgatatgagcaattcttctatgccaaaaacacccaagagaagacttggtgaagaggcatgtcatggagctagattgctttgaagagaagtccaccaaatagatgttgccatgcctaaaccccgtgaataccattgacttgtcttcttcaagagttactacaacaccattcttgtcaaaggtacacattagtccaagatcacacaattgagcaatagaaataagattaaaactaagagattctacaaacaagacatttgaaatagataaatctttggagattgctattctacccaaacctaaaacttttccccttgagttatcaccataggtgacatgttcatgatcgccggggtcttcaagagaggtgaacatgctatcattgccggtcatgtgttgagagcaaccgctatcaagtacccaatgttttccaccggctttgtagttcacctacacacatgagaatcattgttgagtttttggaacccaagcaagctttgggccttgcacatgtgtgacaagacttttaggaacccaaagttgcttgggaagcttcttctttgacttcttagtgagtttgccaatgaaattggccttcaccttgcccttcactttactcaagagaaaatggttattttgaaacattgataaGTAATTTatgggtaaattaggaagaggatgtgatggtaaagtgcactccctagtgtggtgcccggtgacttggcaatgttggcaatatgaaccaacttccttgatgaagctattCTTGATCTCCGGAGGAGTAGTAGcaatgtttggctccggaaatgaaccaagacctctcttgccatagtcacgggcattgttgaagagaatctccttgtggatgtattctcctcttgagagcttctccacactactctttaggcttgcaacttgatccatcaattccttttccctagaaggagcaagctcgggcacaatgttagtggcatttgcattaatgagtaggtcatcacatgaagtagaagcattgaccttttcaatagtttcatgagcaaagttctcaagacttgggtcaattgcttcataggcaaattcaagttcttgatacttgtgagccaactccctatgctcttgtttaagctttttgtggctctcttcaacttgcttagcaagtataAGTGACTCATTGTGTTTTTTGAgtaagtcattgtacttgccaagcaaatcggagtgggcaagctctaacttggcacgagtgctctcaagaaccttgactttgcccttttccctcttgataacggatgtatactcattaatgaggttagcaaactcattagggtcaagctcatcatcactatcatcttcactctcacataccttagagttacctttggccatgaggcacattggaggtggaggtagtgatggttcttcatttgtgagggcgatggtgacgatatcttcttcctcatcgcttgactcttcgcttgatgagacatcggtcacccattcttgtttttctaccaaaaagcttctcttggtgttgccctttttctttgggaagagcttggtcttcttgtcatggctctttttcttcccaagtttcttgtttttgttcttcctttcttcttcttcttcatcattgcTTGAATCATGgtgatgcttgctcttgttatccttgtctcttttgtccggcttggggcaatttggacggatgtgacctttttctccacaattgtagcaaattttgttcttgaaatccattggccggaacatttttcttttagagtcaaagttgaagcccttcttattgatcttgtcatttaagcgtgtgaactttctcatcatgagagcaagttctccatcatcttcaacatccaatgagctttcatgatgatcatcttcttcattgcttgagcttgattcttgcttgatcatcttgaacttgcgggatttgtttgccttggtctttagagtaattgatttgcttgaagttggctcttcggacataccaaggatacccatttcatgggcgcgaatttcgcccacaagttctcccacttccattgagtcaagattctccttttgaagcgttgcattgatgatgttgtacttgggtttcgggaggagcatgagaatcttgcgattgatggagccactgtcaattttggatatttcaagtgcattaatgtccttgacaatgacattcaagcgagaatacatatcattacaattttcatgagctagcattttaaatgaatcatacttagctctcaacaagtgatatttttgctcacgaactttagtggagccttcatgaatttcaatgagctccttccaaatatcacttgctaagtccatgccattaactctagcaaagacttcctcactaatggcttcgaaaattgtatttctagccttggcattctattttaattgttccgaggtgggagttccggtgaacccggtctttgttgccaaccacacttcgggggcaatcgcatcaaggtatgcggccatgcgaactttccaataagcaaagttcttgccctcgaagtgaggaggcgaaccacccatcttggccatagctctaggcggtgaagcctaatgatccaaatgagcaacgaggctctgataccaattgaaaggatcgatggaccaagagggggtgaattgggcctttttcaaattctaaaacacaataaagcaaccttaacctatgcaaagctagtaagccaccaattcaccaaccggataactaagctacctacacaagctatgagagataaaacgagaagtaaagcctagcaaggtagagctaagttatgatctctaagtcaagcacatgaataaattgcatgaaagaaaatgtttgaataaagagagtggacaagagacgaccggattttttcccgtggtgtcgatgtgttggcacacacccctaatccacgttgtgacactcactaagagtcttgtcacctcccaagtcaccgagacgagggcgctcactaagagtctccgttcaccatcccggcgtggtggagatcaagccacgtacaatcttcttctccgggctcccacaatccttggcaagctccgcgagaaacacctcgatcaccaagatcgcctaggtgatgccaatcaccaagagtaacaagctagggccttcacttgagcaagaaccgatcaccaagaacggatgcacacaagcttctctctactcaagtccttagccttgcttcttgaatgattgaatgatcactttgatggaagatgaagctcaaggtggctcttgactatattatgagtgtatggatgttgcctggtgtcaagagaggcaaaatgacccattggaggggtatatataggcagctcacacgaatagagccgttggagaaaagctgccagaaaactgcttagcgccggttaatccgacgtacctccaatagccagcgtcggtttaaccgatgaatgtaaactggcccttctgaaaactagccattacaacttgggcagattaaccgacgtatcatcggtttaaccggtgagtgtagttgtccactgatcaactgaaaaaccaagtctctggacaactgcaccgacgttaagtcaaaaccatcgtcggtttaaccggtgagtacaactttagaaatccctggaaaaactatctcactggtcaattgcaccgacgtctcaattcaaacatcgtcggtttaaccggtgtatagaaccttgaaacaccctggaaaaaccaactctggactaatgcaccgacgttcaatTCAAacccgtcggtttaaccggtgtattgacttgtccagactctgctgtcttcgtttaaccgacgtatagaaaaatgaaagcgtcggttaaaccagtgttaaagactttttctgattttgccttttctgatttgagtcttgaatgaaatccaaatattcttgacatataagttgagaaccacttatttgaacttctaggaacctgagtgaccatagtgtgcatctatttttgattgaccatgtacatgctcaagttactttgccttaacccctcttaatagtgcgatcactacaaaactataaaacctatactaacctaagtgtccttctcaaccttatgacacttaggactagaaagatccttagtcttgacatatatatatgagctgaataccgagatcgcctttttggataaagaaattgaggggcctcttttgacatatgaccaaatgagcgataatgatctattaagctgcacaaactcattagtcacaataattgttgtcattaatcaccgaaacataccttgagggcctagatgcttacacttaactaccaagaattgcctccgtataatcttgtaGTGAACACTggatcctaattgtcataattcccgagaagagcctactcgtggttatggactcattgaggagacctccagaacaatacgaaaatcttcttaacatgatgaaaaaataattctaccactactccgtcgatgaccgataatttgaatcactttgttacttgactataattgttctaatcatgcacaggatttggaaacaattcgctaaaaatcatcctggcaaatttgacaaggaattgaagatcaagacagattttgcgttacgcacttggatgattcgttgcacgattcattagttttattatatattcatgtaaatacctgataatttcttctctcttaaagtgtatgaggcagaaacaaggcactaatttatgcgcatactatgtatgcgagaacatccatggtctggtaggtcctccaaagggctggacagattgggaggaggaagtaagtaaaaaacttgttaatatttgaactcgtattttaattagtcgaaattaattatcctctttttccataggtcgaggagatgcgcgataaactcataccggagaaaaagattatggcgattcaagaacaattgtccggatttattgttgagcaagtcctcggtCCAAAaagcgaattctactatgatggactatctaatattgacaatagCAACAAATATGATActatacgcgtatatatataattaagaacgaatatacctatgtaaatatatatgtgtgtatgtattaaatttctatttatgagtatgtatgtattatatatataagtactccaataatatatatatatatatatatattatattggtcctagacattttcatatgtaaaggaattcacatgtatagatatgtgtatacatatatatataagtgaattaatttatatatgaaaactatctaggacaaatattatataagtaactatatatatatgtatatattaatgtagatcatacacactgaattccaatacataagtttaattgaaatgcaaaagtataattgaaatagaaaaataattgataaaaggaaaacagaaaaaaaaagggaccttttgtcccggttggtaacaccaaccgggacaaaagggtgcgccagccacgtgggcgctggcagcaccttttgtcccggttggtgttaccaaccgggacaaaagggcacccctttTTGTCACAGATTGACGTTCTTGGTTGGAAAACCGGGACAATAGATATTTCCCAGCCgagacaaatcaacgtttttgtagtagtgcgagATCCTGTTCCAGTTTGCTCGATCTATCGGTACTCATCGAGGACCTTCCCTGTGACTGCCCGTGTGGCCCAACAAACGGTGCCCAACCGTGCCCGGCGAACGTTACTTCCATTTTCAACCTTAGCTGCCGTCACCCCAAGACCTTTTGCTATGTTTCCCGATTCTTCCTAGCTCTCTTTACATAGGCCAACCTGCATCCGCATGCATCTTGTATCCGTTGATCCGTTCGTTAATTAGTAACCTGTGTCAAAAAACTCATTAGGCAGTCGGTCCAACGAAATGTTGACGCCAAAATAAAGAAGTAATATACTTcctccattctaaattattagttattttagtttttttagatTTATAGTTTTTACTATGTaaatctaggtgcatagcaaaagcTATGAATCAAGAAAAccaaaacaactaataatttagaatggagAGTGAATTACCCTTATAAGTGAGGAACTCATGTGTTTGTTTGAGAAATGTCTAACGCCCATTTCTATCtaattctatttcaaaaaagaATATAAGCTGTGCACTAACCAATATAAGCGTATATTTATACAATGAGTCTGTGAGCTTATGTGATTCGCATAAAAATAATTAGTATAAGCACAATGATTTCAACCAGGACTAAAGGATCCACATACCCCACTCCCCAGTCGTTGGATACATTAGTCCTGGATACAAATGTCAAAGATCATTATTGTACTAGTATAATATATAAATACTAGGAGTATGTATTAATTAggagagtagctagctagctatctaGGCAGATCATGACTGTTTCCAAACGATGGCTCACTGCGTGGACTCGACTGATCGCCCGTGGCGACTTAAATACTCCGGGTGGGCACGGCTAGAGCTTGACATTGACGGATAGATCTTGTCTCGGTCGATGCTCAATCGTTTGCCCGCAAGCAGACGATGTAGCTAGCAGAGCGTGTGCGATTTGTTTGCCGGTATCGGTGGCAGACCGTCGACAGAGTAGTGGCGCACAGGAACAGTCGCCGGCCGTCGCTGTCGCCgaccccgcgccggcgcccaccAGGTCACGACAGCATGTGCGCCGCCCAGTATATAAAGGTCGCCGTCCTCTAGGATGCCTGCCCGTCGTGGGTGCAGGAGTACCAGAGCAAGGCACGTCGTCGTCCATCAGCTAGCTATCCTGTCCCCGTCCGCCCCGACCTCACAGTTACAGCACCAGCAGCCAGcaagcggcgatggcggcggcgaggcgccggGAGACGCAGCTGGGGGACCTGCCGGCGGACTGCCTGGCGCAGGCCATCGCGCTCACCTCCCCGCGCGACGcctcccgctgcgccgccgtgtcgccgaccttccgcgccgccgcggactcgGACCACGTCTGGCAGCGCTTCATCCCCGTGGACGCGCTGCCGGCCGcggccaagggcggcggcggcaggaacaAGAAGGACGCCTACCTGGGCCTCTGcaacgccgccagcgccgccgccgtcggcggggACGCCGGGTGCCGGGTGTGGCTCGACAGGGACACCAGCGCCAAGTGCTACGCGCTCTCGGCGCGCCGGCTCAGCCTGCCATGGGACGACGGCGAGTTCAGCTGGAGATGGACGCCACACCCGCTCTCCAGGTTCGCGTCCGTCTACAAATAATTCCTCTTCTCGTACAGTATTCTTGATCAAATCTCCCACACTTCAATTCCTGCATGCATCTATCCGCTGTGATCCAAAAAGACACTAATTTTTCACTTTAAAAGATCCAAATTAAAACCACTaaaccaagaacaagagttgAATTTTTGTTAGTAGTTACGGAGAAAGAAAACTACGTGGCACCAACTGCCCACTAGTCTCCCCATACGGGGTTGGCAGCTGATTTTTCTTCAGGCTGTCACTGCTGTTTGTTTGGCATCGACGGCGACGCGACGGGCGACTTGTTCTCGCgcccgccggcggtggcgccatTGTGTCTGCAAATGAATTAATCATCCATCCATGTCAGGTTCGGGGaggtggcggagctggtggagtgcaCGTGCCTGGACATCTACGGgcggctcccggcggcggcgctcacgcCGGCGACGCCCTACGCGGCGTACCTGGTGTACGACACCGCGGCTGGGGGGCAGCACCGCGGCCTCAGCTTCCCGGACCAGGAGACGGCGGTGTCCCTGGGCGGCCGGCCCGCGGCGCGCCACGCCGTGTGCCTCCGGCCCGACGACGCCGAGGCGCGCAGgttcgggggcgccggcggcggaggaggccacCGGGTGGTGGTGCGGCagccgaggaggagggaggacggGTGGtgggagatggagatggggcgGCTGCGCACGACCGGCGcccgggaggaggagcaggaggaggtggtggccaGCTTCGAGGCGCTGGGGTGGTACCCCAAGCGCGGCCTCGTCCTCCATGGCATGGAGTTCAGGCCACTCCACTAGCTGCAATTTTGTGTGATTTTATCCTTGAGGATCCAAAATTAAAGCTTTGCAGTTCTTTGTGCATCGATGTATGGGCAGCAAGAATCAAGAATTTGGATACCAATCAAGTTCAGGCCATTTTCTCAAACTTGTGTCGTTACATTTGCATTTGGAGCCGCATTAGCGGTTATATCCAAACAGGAGCtatcctaacaaaagataatcTAGTGAGGAAGAATTAGAAGGGGAGTTTAAAGTGTTGCTTCTGTAACTGTAATGAATCGATTACAAATCTCCTTTTTGACTGTCACCATGCAAAGGAGATTTGGAGGATAGTCTATTTAGCTACAGGGTTAACCCCGCCAAGATCAGTTTCCCATATGCTAGGGAATTGGCTCTCAAATTTTTGTGACAAGGAGAGGCGTGTCATGTTGGTGGGGACAGCTACATTGTGTTGGGCTATTTGAAGATGTCg
The Panicum virgatum strain AP13 chromosome 6N, P.virgatum_v5, whole genome shotgun sequence genome window above contains:
- the LOC120679275 gene encoding F-box protein PP2-B10-like — its product is MAAARRRETQLGDLPADCLAQAIALTSPRDASRCAAVSPTFRAAADSDHVWQRFIPVDALPAAAKGGGGRNKKDAYLGLCNAASAAAVGGDAGCRVWLDRDTSAKCYALSARRLSLPWDDGEFSWRWTPHPLSRFGEVAELVECTCLDIYGRLPAAALTPATPYAAYLVYDTAAGGQHRGLSFPDQETAVSLGGRPAARHAVCLRPDDAEARRFGGAGGGGGHRVVVRQPRRREDGWWEMEMGRLRTTGAREEEQEEVVASFEALGWYPKRGLVLHGMEFRPLH